From a region of the Takifugu flavidus isolate HTHZ2018 chromosome 18, ASM371156v2, whole genome shotgun sequence genome:
- the eif3d gene encoding eukaryotic translation initiation factor 3 subunit D isoform X2, translating to MAKFNAPVIQDNPSGWGPCAVPEKFKDMPYQPFSKGDRLGKVADWTGATYQDKRYTNKYSSQFGGGSQYAYFHEEDETSFQLVDTAKTQKTAYQRNRMRFAQRNLRRDKDRRNLTQFNMQTLPKSAKQKERERMRLQKKFQKQFGVRQKWDQKSQAQLKPRDSSVEVRSEWEVKEEMDFPRLMKMRYMEVADPVDIECCGALEHYDKAFDRITTRNEKQLKSIKRIFHTVTTTDDPVIRKLAKTQGNVFATDAILATLMCCTRSVNSWDIIVQRVGNKLFFDKRDNSDFDLLTVSETANEPPQDEGNSFNSPRNLAMEATYINHNFSQQCLRIGSERYKFPNSNPFVEEDMDQSEVASVAYRYRHWKLGEDIDLIVRCEHDAVMTGAKGEVSFINVKTLNEWDSRYCNGVDWRQKLDSQRGAVLATELKNNSYKLARWTCCAMLAGSEYLKLG from the exons ATGGCCAAGTTCAACGCCCCGGTGATCCAGGACAACCCGTCTGGATGGGGTCCATGTGCAGTCCCAGAGAAGTTCAAGGATATGCCGTATCAGCCCTTCAGCAAAGGAGACCGTCTGGGGAAG GTTGCTGATTGGACTGGAGCAACTTATCAGGACAAGAGATACACAA ATAAATATTCATCTCAGTTCGGTGGTGGCAGTCAATACGCCTACTTCCATGAGGAGGATGAGACGAGCTTCCAGCTAGTGGACACGGCCAAGACGCAGAAGACGGCCTACCAGAGGAACCGCATGCGCTTTGCTCAG CGGAACCTGCGGAGGGACAAGGACCGCCGGAACCTGACCCAGTTCAACATGCAGACACTTCCAAAGAGTGCCAAGCAGAAGGAGAG ggagaGGATGCGTCTCCAGAAGAAGTTCCAAAAGCAGTTTGGTGTCCGTCAGAAATGGGACCAGAAATCGCAG GCTCAGCTGAAGCCCAGAGACTCCTCGGTGGAGGTGAGGAGTGAgtgggaggtgaaggaggagatggacttCCCCAGGCTGATGAAGATGCGATATATGGAGGTGGCCGACCCCGTGGACAT tgAGTGCTGCGGAGCTCTTGAGCACTATGACAAGGCTTTTGACCGGATCACCACACGCAACGAGAAGCAGCTGAAGAGCATCAAAAGGATCTTCcacaccgtcaccaccaccgaCGACCCCGTCATCCGCAAG CTGGCGAAGACTCAGGGCAATGTGTTCGCCACCGACGCCATCCTGGCCACGCTGATGTGCTGCACACGCTCGGTCAACTCCTGGGACATCATCGTGCAACGAGTCGGCAACAAGTTGTTCTTTGATAAGAGAGACAACTCTGACTTTG ACCTGCTGACTGTGAGTGAGACCGCCAACGAGCCGCCGCAGGATGAGGGCAACTCCTTCAACTCTCCACGAAACCTGGCCATGGAGGCCACCTACATCAACCACAACTTCAGCCAGCAGTGTCTGCGCATT GGTTCAGAGCGCTACAAGTTTCCAAACTCAAACCCTTTTGTAGAGGAGGACATGGACCAGAGCGAGGTGGCGTCTGTCGCCTACAG GTACCGTCACTGGAAGCTCGGCGAGGACATCGACCTGATTGTTCGCTGCGAGCACGATGCTGTGATGACTGGCGCCAAGGGAGAGGTGTCCTTCATCAACGTCAAGACCCTGAACGAGTGGGACTCCAGG TACTGCAACGGCGTGGACTGGCGTCAGAAGCTGGACTCTCAGAGGGGGGCCGTCCTGGCCACCGAGCTGAAGAACAACAGCTACAAGCTGGCCCGCTGGACCTGCTGCGCCATGCTGGCTGGATCAGAGTACCTGAAGCTGGGGTga
- the eif3d gene encoding eukaryotic translation initiation factor 3 subunit D isoform X1 — translation MAKFNAPVIQDNPSGWGPCAVPEKFKDMPYQPFSKGDRLGKVADWTGATYQDKRYTNKYSSQFGGGSQYAYFHEEDETSFQLVDTAKTQKTAYQRNRMRFAQRNLRRDKDRRNLTQFNMQTLPKSAKQKERERMRLQKKFQKQFGVRQKWDQKSQAQLKPRDSSVEVRSEWEVKEEMDFPRLMKMRYMEVADPVDIECCGALEHYDKAFDRITTRNEKQLKSIKRIFHTVTTTDDPVIRKLAKTQGNVFATDAILATLMCCTRSVNSWDIIVQRVGNKLFFDKRDNSDFDLLTVSETANEPPQDEGNSFNSPRNLAMEATYINHNFSQQCLRIGSERYKFPNSNPFVEEDMDQSEVASVAYRYRHWKLGEDIDLIVRCEHDAVMTGAKGEVSFINVKTLNEWDSRYCNGVDWRQKLDSQRGAVLATELKNNSYKLARWTCCAMLAGSEYLKLGYVSRYHVKDSARHVILGTQQFKPNEFASQINLSMENAWGILRCVIDICRKLDEGKYLILKDPNKQVIRVYSLPDGTFSSDEEEEEEDEDEEEEEEEDEDN, via the exons ATGGCCAAGTTCAACGCCCCGGTGATCCAGGACAACCCGTCTGGATGGGGTCCATGTGCAGTCCCAGAGAAGTTCAAGGATATGCCGTATCAGCCCTTCAGCAAAGGAGACCGTCTGGGGAAG GTTGCTGATTGGACTGGAGCAACTTATCAGGACAAGAGATACACAA ATAAATATTCATCTCAGTTCGGTGGTGGCAGTCAATACGCCTACTTCCATGAGGAGGATGAGACGAGCTTCCAGCTAGTGGACACGGCCAAGACGCAGAAGACGGCCTACCAGAGGAACCGCATGCGCTTTGCTCAG CGGAACCTGCGGAGGGACAAGGACCGCCGGAACCTGACCCAGTTCAACATGCAGACACTTCCAAAGAGTGCCAAGCAGAAGGAGAG ggagaGGATGCGTCTCCAGAAGAAGTTCCAAAAGCAGTTTGGTGTCCGTCAGAAATGGGACCAGAAATCGCAG GCTCAGCTGAAGCCCAGAGACTCCTCGGTGGAGGTGAGGAGTGAgtgggaggtgaaggaggagatggacttCCCCAGGCTGATGAAGATGCGATATATGGAGGTGGCCGACCCCGTGGACAT tgAGTGCTGCGGAGCTCTTGAGCACTATGACAAGGCTTTTGACCGGATCACCACACGCAACGAGAAGCAGCTGAAGAGCATCAAAAGGATCTTCcacaccgtcaccaccaccgaCGACCCCGTCATCCGCAAG CTGGCGAAGACTCAGGGCAATGTGTTCGCCACCGACGCCATCCTGGCCACGCTGATGTGCTGCACACGCTCGGTCAACTCCTGGGACATCATCGTGCAACGAGTCGGCAACAAGTTGTTCTTTGATAAGAGAGACAACTCTGACTTTG ACCTGCTGACTGTGAGTGAGACCGCCAACGAGCCGCCGCAGGATGAGGGCAACTCCTTCAACTCTCCACGAAACCTGGCCATGGAGGCCACCTACATCAACCACAACTTCAGCCAGCAGTGTCTGCGCATT GGTTCAGAGCGCTACAAGTTTCCAAACTCAAACCCTTTTGTAGAGGAGGACATGGACCAGAGCGAGGTGGCGTCTGTCGCCTACAG GTACCGTCACTGGAAGCTCGGCGAGGACATCGACCTGATTGTTCGCTGCGAGCACGATGCCGTGATGACTGGCGCCAAGGGAGAGGTGTCCTTCATCAACGTCAAGACCCTGAACGAGTGGGACTCCAGG TACTGCAACGGCGTGGACTGGCGTCAGAAGCTGGACTCTCAGAGGGGGGCCGTCCTGGCCACCGAGCTGAAGAACAACAGCTACAAGCTGGCCCGCTGGACCTGCTGCGCCATGCTGGCTGGATCAGAGTACCTGAAGCTGGG GTACGTGTCTCGCTACCACGTGAAGGACTCGGCCCGCCACGTCATCTTGGGCACGCAGCAGTTCAAACCTAACGAGTTTGCCAGCCAGATCAACCTGAGCATGGAGAACGCCTGGGGG atcCTCCGCTGTGTCATCGACATCTGCCGCAAGCTGGACGAGGGCAAGTACCTGATCCTGAAGGACCCCAACAAG caagTGATCCGGGTGTACAGCCTGCCCGATGGGACCTTCAgttctgatgaagaagaggaggaggaggatgaagacgaagaagaggaggaggaggaag aCGAGGACAATTGA
- the LOC130515557 gene encoding uncharacterized protein LOC130515557 translates to MLLLSSRKDLQAVLGRYATNTLKHINMVKSFSSRISSWILGRGMEIEMMLDIKERAKKEKFAALEEELAEVLKTTLNGLMELNDFLDGLEKLAFTSLHVFRENNNMLHLPPGISLDLVQDIITAAQQTCPLRLMFMLDTDDFFVPQLQNLEVLLIQLNKYMIISQLMCDKMEKSSFSDWRPPRSTETNVELPVDLSEDDIQEMLTHIKQLHSIRLNQNFRIAFMFQDDLSSTFLQEFDERRDRMLEFLDKLDESTGQMDRMHKGARISSIAGSSVGAVGGVMSIVGLALSPVTAGLSLGLTIAGISLGVTSGVNSIVTTLTELGVNKREKNKASKTLEDFMKDAGVLYECLEKVGTKGTTLEEFAEAIAKVAVELDSLKKTADDLRNLLIQFLLLECSIMKRASKLVSDIPDIGQAAARGAAGFARAARVGFIALNALFVGIDVFFIVKDGLSLAKGSKSELVKFFTARAALWRSQMTSWEKIYESQKEGQERMKIHLAALDTPFYPGRRSEEESRSLLDPNH, encoded by the exons atgctgcttttgtcttcCAGAAAAGATCTTCAGGCCGTCTTGGGTCGCTACGCCACAAATACGCTGAAACACATCAACATGGTGAAAAGCTTCTCTAGCAGGATCTCCAGCTGGATCCTGGGGAGGGGGATGGAGATAGAAATGATGTTGGACATCAAAGAAAGAGCCAAGAAGGAGAAGTTTGCagcgctggaggaggagctggcagaGGTGCTGAAGACCACTCTCAACGGCCTGATGGAACTTAATGATTTCCTGGATGGTTTGGAGAAGCTGGCCTTCACCTCCCTTCACGTCTTCAGGGAGAACAACAACATGCTGCACCTTCCCCCTGGGATCAGCCTGGATTTGGTTCAGGACATCATCACTGCCGCTCAGCAAACCTGCCCTCTCCGCTTGATGTTCATGCTGGACACAGACGACTTCTTTGTTCCTCAACTGCAAAACTTGGAAGTGCTGCTCATCCAGCTGAACAAATACATGATCATCAGCCAGCTGATGTGTGACAAGAtggaaaaaag CTCTTTCAGTGATTGGCGTCCACCAAGGAGCACAGAAACCAACGTAGAGCTGCCGGTGGATTTGTCTGAAGACGACATCCAGGAGATGCTGACTCACATCAAACAGCTACATTCTATCAG GTTGAACCAGAACTTCAGAATTGCGTTCATGTTTCAGGACGATCTGTCGTCGACCTTCCTCCAGGAGTTTGATGAGCGGAGAGACAGGATGTTGGAGTTTCTAGATAAACTGGATGAGAGCACTGGTCAGATGGATAGGATGCACAAGGGGGCCAGGATCTCCAGCATAGCAGGCAGCTCAGTGGGGGCAGTTGGTGGTGTGATGAGCATTGTGGGCTTGGCTTTGAGTCCTGTAACTGCAGGATTGTCTCTGGGTCTGACCATAGCTGGGATCAGCCTCGGAGTCACCAGTGGAGTCAACAGCATTGTCACCACCCTCACCGAGTTGGGTgtaaacaagagggaaaaaaataaagccagCAAAACGCTTGAGGACTTCATGAAGGATGCAGGAGTTCTTTACGAGTGTCTGGAAAAAGTCGGCACGAAGGGAACGACTCTAGAAGAATTTGCTGAAGCGATAGCCAAGGTGGCCGTAGAGCTGGATTCACTTAAGAAAACCGCTGATGACTTAAGGAACTTGTTGATACAGTTTCTACTTTTAGAATGTTCAATTATGAAGA GAGCCAGTAAATTGGTCTCAGATATCCCAGATATCGGCCAGGCAGCGGCccgaggagctgcaggattcGCCAGGGCAGCCAGAGTCGGCTTCATTGCACTCAACGCTCTGTTCGTCGGCATCGATGTTTTCTTCATCGTCAAAGACGGCCTCAGTTTAGCCAAAGGCAGCAAGTCCGAGCTGGTGAAGTTCTTTACAGCCAGAGCTGCACTGTGGCGCTCACAGATGACGTCATGGGAGAAGATCTACGAGAGCCAGAAAGAAGGTCAGGAGAGGATGAAGATACACCTGGCCGCCCTGGACACCCCATTTTATCCTGGCCGCCGTTCTGAGGAGGAGTCCAGATCCCTCTTAGATCCCAACCACTGA
- the LOC130515551 gene encoding eukaryotic translation initiation factor 3 subunit D-like, translated as MDQSEVASVAYRYRHWKLGEDIDLIVRCEHDAVMTGAKGEVSFINVKTLNEWDSRYCNGVDWRQKLDSQRGAVLATELKNNSYKLARWTCCAMLAGSEYLKLGYVSRYHVKDSARHVILGTQQFKPNEFASQINLSMENAWGILRCVIDICSKLDEGKYLILKDPNKQVIRVYSLPDGTFSSDEEEEEEDEDEEEEEEEDEDN; from the exons ATGGACCAGAGCGAGGTGGCGTCTGTCGCCTACAG GTACCGTCACTGGAAGCTCGGCGAGGACATCGACCTGATTGTTCGCTGCGAGCACGATGCCGTGATGACTGGCGCCAAGGGAGAGGTGTCCTTCATCAACGTCAAGACCCTGAACGAGTGGGACTCCAGG TACTGCAACGGCGTGGACTGGCGTCAGAAGCTGGACTCTCAGAGGGGGGCCGTCCTGGCCACCGAGCTGAAGAACAACAGCTACAAGCTGGCCCGCTGGACCTGCTGCGCCATGCTGGCTGGATCAGAGTACCTGAAGCTGGG GTACGTGTCTCGCTACCACGTGAAGGACTCGGCCCGCCACGTCATCTTGGGCACGCAGCAGTTCAAACCTAACGAGTTTGCCAGCCAGATCAACCTGAGCATGGAGAACGCCTGGGGG ATCCTCCGCTGTGTCATCGACATCTGCAGCAAGCTGGACGAGGGCAAGTACCTGATCCTGAAGGACCCCAACAAG CAAGTGATCCGGGTGTACAGCCTGCCCGATGGGACCTTCAgttctgatgaagaagaggaggaggaggatgaagacgaagaggaggaggaggaggaag aCGAGGACAATTGA